A genome region from Clostridium pasteurianum includes the following:
- the pgsA gene encoding CDP-diacylglycerol--glycerol-3-phosphate 3-phosphatidyltransferase: MNLANKLTLMRIFLVPIFLIFIVVRQIPFGRSIATCIFIIAAITDKLDGYIARSRNQITNFGKIMDPLADKLLVSSALIALVEFHVIPAWIAIVIIAREFAVTGLRSVAVSEGIVIASSWWGKIKTVFQIIAIVFALLYINCRKNYDFRRVMDQISYFRIHATGVVKFLRYSTDIALGIALIVTIISGIDYFIKNKDVFMNDK, from the coding sequence ATGAATCTAGCAAATAAGTTAACTTTAATGAGAATTTTTTTAGTTCCTATATTCTTAATATTTATTGTAGTGCGTCAAATTCCTTTTGGAAGAAGTATAGCTACATGCATTTTTATAATAGCTGCAATAACAGATAAATTAGATGGCTATATAGCACGAAGCAGAAATCAAATAACTAATTTTGGTAAAATAATGGATCCTCTTGCAGATAAACTTTTAGTATCATCAGCTCTTATTGCTTTAGTAGAATTTCATGTTATCCCTGCATGGATTGCTATTGTAATAATAGCTAGGGAATTTGCTGTAACAGGTTTAAGAAGCGTTGCTGTTAGTGAGGGAATTGTAATTGCTTCAAGTTGGTGGGGAAAAATTAAAACTGTATTTCAAATAATCGCTATAGTATTTGCTTTATTGTACATAAATTGCAGGAAAAATTATGATTTTAGGAGAGTAATGGATCAAATAAGTTACTTTCGTATTCATGCCACAGGAGTAGTGAAATTTTTGCGATACAGTACCGATATTGCACTGGGCATAGCACTTATTGTAACTATAATTTCAGGCATAGATTATTTTATTAAAAATAAAGATGTTTTTATGAATGATAAATAA
- the rimO gene encoding 30S ribosomal protein S12 methylthiotransferase RimO has translation MNKLKFGLVSLGCDKNRVDSEIILGFIQNTCEIVNDPKKADIILVNTCGFIDSAKQESINTILEMNKYKEKYNCKMLIATGCLTQRYGKELKELVPEIDAILGVNDYKNLDKVINDFFNVGKKNIYCNYSDKEINEGKRLITSGSYSSYIRIAEGCNNCCSYCIIPQIRGKYRSRSFEKIIEEAKELSKNGTKELILIAQDTTKYGVDLYGRKRLHELLRELSLIDNIEWIRIMYCYPEEITDELINEISSNKKVCNYIDMPIQHISDDILKKMFRKTRKQEILNKIEKTRSKVPDITLRTSLIVGFPGETEENFSELCDFVKNIKINNLGVFEYSREEGTKAALMPMQISDDVKAKRKETIMIIQQQVSKEINSKKIGKIYKVLIEGFNGEYWYGRNFEMAPDIDGKVFFRSKAKLQVGNFIDIKVTENLEYDLIGVVYNESSK, from the coding sequence TTGAATAAATTAAAATTTGGCCTAGTAAGTTTAGGCTGTGATAAAAATAGGGTAGATAGCGAAATCATTCTTGGCTTTATACAAAACACCTGTGAAATCGTAAATGACCCAAAAAAAGCAGATATAATTCTCGTGAATACTTGTGGGTTTATAGATTCAGCAAAGCAGGAATCTATAAATACAATACTTGAGATGAATAAATATAAAGAGAAGTATAATTGTAAAATGTTAATTGCAACTGGATGCTTGACTCAAAGGTATGGTAAAGAATTAAAAGAACTTGTACCTGAAATTGATGCTATTTTAGGAGTAAATGATTATAAAAATTTAGACAAAGTAATAAATGACTTTTTTAATGTCGGAAAGAAAAATATTTATTGCAATTATAGTGATAAAGAAATAAATGAGGGGAAACGACTTATAACATCTGGCAGTTATTCATCATATATAAGAATTGCAGAAGGTTGTAATAATTGTTGTTCTTATTGTATAATTCCACAAATACGCGGAAAATATAGAAGTAGAAGCTTTGAAAAAATAATTGAGGAAGCAAAAGAATTATCGAAAAATGGAACAAAAGAACTAATTCTTATAGCTCAGGATACTACTAAGTATGGAGTGGATTTATATGGTAGGAAAAGATTGCATGAACTTTTAAGGGAATTATCTTTAATTGACAATATTGAATGGATAAGAATAATGTACTGCTATCCTGAAGAAATAACAGATGAACTTATAAATGAAATATCATCTAATAAAAAAGTATGTAATTATATTGATATGCCGATACAACATATAAGTGACGACATTTTAAAGAAAATGTTTAGAAAAACTAGAAAACAAGAAATATTAAACAAAATAGAAAAAACAAGAAGCAAAGTACCTGATATAACTTTAAGAACATCACTTATTGTTGGATTTCCTGGGGAGACAGAAGAAAATTTTAGTGAACTTTGTGATTTTGTGAAAAACATAAAAATCAATAACCTTGGAGTCTTTGAATACTCTAGAGAAGAAGGTACAAAAGCAGCTTTAATGCCTATGCAAATTAGTGATGATGTAAAGGCTAAAAGAAAAGAAACTATAATGATTATTCAGCAGCAGGTATCAAAAGAAATTAATTCGAAGAAGATAGGCAAAATTTATAAGGTTCTAATTGAAGGCTTTAATGGTGAATATTGGTATGGCAGAAATTTTGAAATGGCACCTGACATAGATGGTAAAGTTTTCTTCAGATCCAAAGCTAAACTTCAAGTTGGAAATTTTATAGACATAAAGGTTACAGAAAACCTAGAATATGATTTAATAGGGGTTGTATATAATGAATCTAGCAAATAA
- a CDS encoding DNA translocase FtsK 4TM domain-containing protein gives MLIIEVIYLPRSKHYRKNNQKKVSESTLNSDIAGISIFSFGTFAALSMFFTNFAGIIGSGMKKLLFTLVGIGAYIFPLLLMFIGVCYIIKRGRITFSKRFYGVNLLIINTLMLIQMEKLSLYYNGNVLAGIKKIYASVDTFHGGIISYLIDIPIYKLFGKGYLLIFVTLYIISFLLISQKSFSDLLKMFFKREPQKEKPHIDDTKKMEYDDSKDNDETLVKKIRNKVKIVDFMKNEGNLENGNDGQPAQEIAVFDSSDKTENDTKVIGAELENAIEKHSSNDVDIKYDFPPASLLNINETSKLKKSDKKELLASAEKLTDTLNSFGVDAKVVQVSKGPSVTRYELQPSAGVKVSKIINLSDDIALNLAASGVRIEAPIPGKSAIGIEVPNKELTPVFLSEVIQSETFANSKSNLAFALGKDIGGNCVVTDLTKMPHLLIAGATGSGKSVCINTLIISLLYKCAPTDVKLLMIDPKVVELSVYNGIPHLLIPVVTNPKKAAGALNWAVNEMTKRYKLFAENNVRNIEGYNELYHKDKVENKLPWIVIIIDELADLMMVCPNDVEEYIGRLAQMARAAGMHLVIATQRPSVDVITGVIKANIPSRISFAVSSQIDSRTILDMSGAEKLLGKGDMLFSPVGESKPLRIQGAFIAEEEVERIVSFIKDETSEAQYKEEIIEQINNNVSKSEGDEDELLDEALNIIIENKQASTSLIQRKLRIGYNRAARIMDQLEEKGYISQKDGTKPRNILIDKNDL, from the coding sequence ATATTAATAATAGAGGTGATATATTTGCCGAGAAGTAAGCATTATAGGAAAAATAATCAAAAAAAAGTTTCTGAGAGTACTTTAAATAGTGACATAGCAGGTATATCAATTTTTAGCTTTGGAACATTTGCTGCATTGAGCATGTTTTTTACTAACTTTGCTGGAATTATTGGCAGCGGAATGAAGAAGCTTTTATTTACATTAGTAGGTATAGGTGCATATATATTTCCGTTGTTATTGATGTTTATAGGTGTCTGCTACATAATAAAAAGAGGAAGAATAACTTTTAGCAAAAGATTTTATGGAGTTAATTTATTAATCATCAATACTCTTATGCTCATACAGATGGAAAAATTATCCCTGTATTATAACGGAAATGTTTTAGCTGGAATAAAAAAAATTTATGCTTCAGTAGATACATTTCACGGTGGAATAATTTCATATCTTATAGACATACCTATATATAAATTATTTGGGAAAGGATATTTATTGATATTTGTAACTCTTTACATAATATCATTTCTTTTAATTTCTCAAAAATCATTTAGTGATTTGCTTAAAATGTTCTTTAAAAGAGAACCTCAGAAGGAAAAACCTCATATTGATGATACTAAGAAAATGGAATATGATGATTCCAAAGATAATGATGAAACTTTAGTTAAAAAAATTAGAAATAAAGTAAAGATTGTTGACTTTATGAAAAATGAAGGAAATTTGGAAAATGGTAATGATGGACAACCTGCCCAAGAAATTGCTGTATTTGATTCTTCAGATAAAACCGAAAATGATACTAAAGTTATAGGAGCAGAACTTGAAAATGCTATAGAAAAACATTCTTCAAATGATGTGGATATTAAATATGATTTTCCGCCGGCAAGCTTATTAAATATAAATGAAACTTCTAAATTAAAGAAAAGTGATAAAAAAGAACTTCTGGCAAGTGCAGAAAAGCTTACAGATACTTTGAATAGTTTTGGGGTAGATGCAAAAGTAGTACAGGTTTCAAAAGGACCTTCTGTAACAAGGTATGAACTTCAACCAAGTGCAGGAGTCAAGGTCAGCAAAATAATTAATCTATCAGATGATATAGCATTAAATTTGGCTGCATCAGGTGTTAGAATAGAAGCTCCAATACCTGGAAAATCAGCCATAGGCATAGAAGTTCCTAATAAGGAATTAACACCTGTCTTCTTAAGTGAAGTAATTCAATCAGAAACCTTTGCTAATTCAAAATCAAATTTAGCTTTTGCACTAGGAAAAGATATAGGTGGAAATTGTGTAGTTACGGATCTTACAAAAATGCCGCATCTTTTAATTGCTGGAGCAACAGGTTCAGGTAAAAGTGTATGTATAAATACCCTTATAATAAGTCTTCTTTACAAATGTGCACCAACAGATGTAAAACTTCTTATGATAGATCCTAAAGTTGTTGAATTAAGTGTATATAATGGTATTCCGCATCTTTTAATTCCTGTTGTTACTAATCCTAAAAAGGCGGCTGGAGCTCTAAATTGGGCTGTAAATGAAATGACAAAACGTTATAAACTATTTGCTGAAAATAATGTTAGAAATATAGAGGGATATAATGAACTGTATCATAAAGATAAAGTTGAAAATAAACTTCCATGGATAGTAATAATAATTGATGAGTTAGCTGATCTTATGATGGTTTGTCCAAATGATGTTGAAGAATATATAGGACGACTTGCTCAAATGGCAAGAGCGGCTGGAATGCATCTTGTAATAGCAACGCAAAGACCTTCGGTAGATGTAATAACTGGAGTTATAAAAGCTAATATTCCTTCAAGAATTTCTTTTGCTGTATCAAGTCAAATAGATTCGCGTACTATTTTGGACATGTCAGGAGCAGAAAAACTTTTAGGAAAAGGTGATATGCTGTTTAGTCCAGTTGGAGAATCAAAACCTCTTAGAATACAGGGAGCATTTATTGCTGAAGAAGAAGTTGAAAGAATTGTAAGTTTCATAAAAGATGAGACTAGTGAGGCGCAATACAAAGAAGAAATAATAGAGCAAATCAATAATAATGTTTCAAAATCCGAAGGAGATGAAGATGAATTATTGGATGAAGCTTTAAACATAATTATTGAAAACAAGCAGGCATCAACATCACTTATACAAAGAAAGCTTAGAATAGGTTATAACAGAGCAGCAAGAATAATGGACCAATTAGAAGAAAAAGGTTATATATCGCAAAAGGACGGAACTAAACCAAGAAATATTTTGATAGATAAGAATGATTTATAA
- a CDS encoding ClpP family protease, protein MSDENNNNSQENANQENTNNDTEKNDSNNEAPRDIEFIQIIGQIEGHAILSSQTKTTKYEEIIPQLMNAEYNPEIKGVLIILNTIGGDVEAGLAIAEMIRSLSKPTVSLVIGGGHSIGVPLATASNYSFISPTATMIIHPIRMNGLVIGVPQTFQYFNKMQERISEFIVRTSKMKKETLQELMLKTDELLNDMGTILIGKQAVDYGLIDEVGGIKEAIGKLRENMNKNEPKKP, encoded by the coding sequence ATGAGTGATGAAAATAATAATAACAGTCAGGAAAATGCTAATCAGGAAAATACTAATAATGATACAGAAAAAAATGACAGTAATAATGAAGCACCTAGAGATATAGAATTTATACAAATTATAGGTCAAATTGAAGGTCATGCAATATTGTCTTCTCAAACTAAGACAACAAAATATGAGGAAATCATTCCACAACTTATGAATGCAGAGTATAATCCAGAAATAAAAGGTGTTCTTATAATACTTAACACAATAGGCGGTGACGTTGAAGCAGGTCTTGCTATAGCAGAAATGATAAGAAGTTTAAGCAAGCCAACAGTATCTCTCGTTATAGGTGGAGGACATTCAATTGGAGTGCCACTTGCTACAGCATCCAATTATTCATTTATATCACCTACAGCGACCATGATAATACATCCAATAAGAATGAATGGTCTTGTTATAGGAGTACCGCAAACATTTCAATATTTTAATAAAATGCAGGAAAGAATATCAGAATTTATAGTAAGAACTTCTAAAATGAAAAAAGAAACACTACAAGAACTTATGCTTAAAACTGATGAACTCTTAAATGATATGGGGACAATTTTAATTGGAAAACAGGCAGTTGATTACGGTCTTATAGATGAAGTTGGAGGAATAAAAGAAGCAATAGGTAAACTCAGAGAAAACATGAATAAAAATGAACCGAAGAAACCATAG
- the dapG gene encoding aspartate kinase yields MKIVVQKFGGTSVSTPERRKCVIEKVLSAINDGFNPIVVVSAMGRKGEPYATDTLLSLIDSDFKKSNKQALDLLMSCGEIISTVIMSNELKKAKINAIPVTGGQAGILTDDNYTNAAVKKVKPENLLNILSLGKVPVVAGFQGKSENGFFTTLGRGGSDVTASLIGSAVKAQKIEIYTDVDGIMTADPRVVNDASLIEKISYNEIFEFAEQGAKVIHPRAVEVAMKSDIPIMIKNTLNHCSGTLINKSGDTSNKNIITGITSLSGRVQIRISLESNKKAVDSTEFFNNLALNKISIDLINVFPKESIFTIDEKDLNKLEGILKQYNIKYSLEKNCSKIAVIGSRICGVPGVMARILKAITKEGIEVLQTADSHITIWCLVKSNLKDKAIKSLHDEFNLNNK; encoded by the coding sequence ATGAAGATTGTTGTTCAAAAATTTGGAGGGACATCTGTATCAACGCCAGAAAGACGAAAATGTGTTATAGAAAAAGTATTATCTGCTATAAATGATGGCTTTAATCCTATAGTTGTAGTTTCTGCAATGGGAAGAAAAGGTGAACCTTATGCTACAGATACTCTTCTTTCTCTTATAGACAGTGATTTTAAAAAATCGAACAAACAGGCTTTAGATTTATTAATGAGCTGTGGAGAAATTATAAGTACTGTAATAATGAGTAACGAATTAAAAAAAGCTAAAATAAATGCTATACCAGTTACTGGTGGTCAAGCAGGTATACTAACAGATGATAATTATACTAATGCAGCAGTAAAAAAGGTAAAGCCAGAAAACCTTTTGAATATTTTATCTCTTGGTAAAGTACCTGTTGTTGCAGGTTTTCAGGGTAAGAGTGAAAATGGATTTTTCACAACACTTGGAAGAGGCGGTAGTGATGTAACAGCTTCATTAATAGGTTCTGCTGTCAAAGCTCAAAAAATAGAAATTTATACAGATGTGGATGGCATTATGACTGCAGATCCAAGAGTAGTAAATGATGCTTCTTTAATAGAAAAAATAAGTTATAACGAAATATTTGAGTTCGCGGAGCAGGGTGCTAAAGTAATACATCCAAGAGCAGTTGAAGTTGCAATGAAGAGTGATATACCAATTATGATTAAAAATACTTTAAATCATTGCAGCGGTACTTTAATAAATAAATCTGGTGATACTTCAAATAAAAATATTATAACAGGTATAACTTCCTTAAGTGGACGAGTTCAAATACGAATAAGTTTAGAAAGTAATAAAAAGGCAGTAGATTCAACGGAATTTTTTAATAATCTAGCACTTAATAAAATAAGTATAGATTTAATAAATGTTTTTCCAAAGGAAAGTATATTTACAATAGATGAAAAAGATTTAAATAAACTTGAAGGAATACTTAAGCAGTATAATATTAAGTATTCTTTAGAAAAGAATTGCAGTAAAATTGCAGTTATAGGTAGTAGAATTTGTGGTGTTCCAGGAGTTATGGCAAGAATTTTGAAGGCAATTACTAAAGAAGGTATAGAGGTACTTCAAACTGCTGATTCACATATAACAATATGGTGCCTTGTAAAATCTAATTTAAAAGATAAAGCTATTAAATCTCTCCACGATGAATTTAATTTAAATAATAAATAA
- a CDS encoding YlmC/YmxH family sporulation protein produces MSDNNKLYSEIEKYEIININDGEKYSTLSNNDIIIDDDGSMKSLIIGNNSTGFSFFSKNDFFEVDWQYVKKIGARTIIMDVDNSVMKKNRL; encoded by the coding sequence ATGAGTGACAACAATAAATTATACAGTGAAATAGAGAAATATGAAATTATTAATATAAATGATGGTGAAAAATATTCTACTCTTTCAAATAATGATATAATTATTGATGACGATGGTAGCATGAAGTCTTTAATCATAGGAAACAACTCTACTGGTTTCTCCTTTTTTAGCAAGAACGATTTTTTTGAAGTTGACTGGCAGTATGTAAAAAAAATTGGTGCTAGGACAATAATTATGGATGTAGACAATTCAGTAATGAAAAAAAATCGTTTGTAA
- the pnp gene encoding polyribonucleotide nucleotidyltransferase, protein MLHVLETDIAGRKLKVECGKTGMLSDCAMFISYGDTVVMINANASEKPREGIDFFPLSIEYEERQYSVGKIPGGFIKREGKPSEKSILHARAIDRPLRPLFPKGYRNDVQIVCTVMSVEQDNLPEILAMNGASLALCLSDIPFNIPVGTVSVGYVDDKLVINPTLEEREKSSLDLTVCATKERVMMLEAGAKEIPEDLMIKAIDFGFNACQKIVEFQEKAMKEFGKEKVVPELYHPKEEIEKDVKDFAFDMIKEVMYITDRDERNAKLKEIKEKISEEFGEKYPDDGADIDEVVYTLQKKVVRNMLLKEHRRPDGRAFDEIRPISCEVGLLPRTHGSGLFTRGLTQVMTVATLGPVGDAQIIDGLGVEESKRYMHHYNFPPYSTGETKPLRGPNRREIGHGALAEKALVPLIPSEEEFPYTIRLVSEVLSSNGSTSQASVCGSTLALMDAGVPIKRPAAGIAMGLITSEDLSEEAVITDIQGLEDFFGDMDFKVAGTEKGITAIQIDTKIHGISKNCISEAINGARKARLFILDKITKCIPEPRKELSQYAPRAYTITIDTDKIRTLIGAGGKTINKIIDETGVKIDIKEDGTVFVLSDNAESANKALKMIDDLTKDVKPGEVYLGKVTKTTNFGAFVEILPGKEGLVHISKLDVVKVNKVEDVVSVGDEILVKVTDIDRQGRINLSRKDVLKQNENKSKEK, encoded by the coding sequence ATGTTACATGTTTTAGAAACAGATATTGCTGGAAGAAAACTTAAAGTTGAGTGTGGTAAAACAGGTATGCTTTCAGATTGTGCTATGTTCATAAGTTACGGCGATACTGTTGTAATGATTAATGCTAATGCCTCAGAAAAACCAAGGGAAGGTATTGATTTTTTCCCTTTAAGTATTGAATATGAGGAAAGACAATATTCTGTAGGAAAAATACCAGGTGGATTTATAAAAAGAGAAGGTAAGCCATCTGAAAAATCAATTTTACATGCTAGAGCAATAGATAGACCTTTAAGACCTTTATTTCCTAAGGGTTATAGAAATGATGTTCAAATAGTATGTACTGTTATGTCTGTAGAGCAAGATAATTTGCCAGAGATATTAGCTATGAATGGAGCATCGCTTGCACTTTGTTTGTCAGATATTCCATTTAACATACCAGTTGGAACAGTTTCTGTTGGATATGTAGATGATAAGCTTGTAATTAATCCTACTTTAGAAGAAAGAGAAAAAAGTTCTCTTGATTTAACTGTTTGCGCTACAAAAGAAAGAGTAATGATGTTAGAAGCTGGTGCTAAAGAAATACCAGAGGATTTAATGATCAAAGCAATTGATTTTGGATTTAATGCATGTCAAAAAATAGTTGAGTTTCAGGAAAAAGCAATGAAGGAATTTGGAAAAGAAAAAGTTGTTCCTGAATTATATCATCCTAAGGAAGAAATCGAAAAGGATGTTAAAGATTTTGCTTTTGATATGATTAAAGAAGTTATGTACATAACAGATAGAGATGAAAGAAATGCTAAGCTAAAAGAAATAAAGGAAAAAATTTCTGAAGAATTCGGAGAAAAATATCCTGATGATGGTGCAGACATTGATGAAGTAGTTTATACTCTTCAGAAAAAGGTAGTTAGAAATATGCTTTTAAAAGAGCATAGAAGACCTGATGGAAGAGCATTTGACGAAATAAGGCCTATAAGCTGTGAGGTTGGTCTTCTACCTAGGACTCATGGAAGTGGATTATTTACAAGAGGATTAACTCAAGTTATGACTGTTGCTACTCTTGGACCAGTCGGAGATGCTCAGATAATTGATGGTTTAGGTGTAGAGGAATCTAAAAGATATATGCATCATTATAATTTTCCACCATATTCTACAGGTGAAACAAAACCATTAAGAGGACCAAACAGAAGAGAAATTGGTCATGGAGCTCTTGCTGAAAAAGCTCTTGTTCCACTTATACCTTCAGAAGAGGAATTCCCTTATACTATAAGACTTGTTTCAGAAGTTTTAAGTTCTAATGGTTCAACTTCACAGGCAAGTGTATGTGGAAGTACATTAGCCTTAATGGATGCAGGTGTTCCAATAAAAAGACCAGCAGCAGGTATTGCTATGGGACTTATCACAAGTGAAGATCTTTCTGAAGAAGCTGTTATTACAGATATTCAAGGATTAGAGGATTTCTTTGGAGATATGGATTTTAAAGTTGCTGGTACTGAAAAAGGTATTACTGCAATTCAAATTGACACTAAAATTCATGGTATATCAAAGAATTGTATTAGTGAAGCTATAAATGGTGCAAGAAAAGCAAGATTATTTATACTTGATAAAATAACTAAATGTATACCTGAGCCTAGAAAAGAATTGTCACAATATGCGCCTAGAGCGTATACTATAACTATAGATACGGATAAAATAAGAACTCTTATTGGTGCTGGTGGAAAAACTATCAATAAGATAATAGATGAAACTGGTGTTAAGATAGACATAAAAGAAGATGGAACTGTATTTGTTTTATCAGATAATGCTGAATCTGCAAATAAAGCTCTTAAAATGATAGATGATCTTACAAAAGATGTTAAACCAGGCGAAGTTTATTTAGGGAAAGTAACCAAAACTACTAACTTTGGGGCTTTTGTTGAAATACTTCCTGGAAAAGAAGGCCTTGTTCATATATCAAAGCTTGATGTAGTTAAGGTAAATAAGGTAGAAGATGTAGTTTCAGTTGGTGATGAAATATTGGTTAAAGTTACTGATATAGATCGTCAAGGAAGAATAAATTTATCAAGAAAAGATGTTTTAAAACAAAACGAAAACAAATCCAAAGAAAAATAA
- the rpsO gene encoding 30S ribosomal protein S15 has product MDKAKKQELIKTYGRKEGDTGSPEVQIALLTERINHLNEHLKFHKKDHHSRRGLLMMVGKRRGLLNYLESVDVERYRDIIKKLGLRK; this is encoded by the coding sequence TTGGATAAAGCAAAAAAACAAGAATTAATTAAAACATATGGAAGAAAAGAAGGAGATACTGGTTCTCCAGAAGTGCAGATTGCATTATTAACAGAAAGAATCAATCATTTAAATGAGCACTTAAAGTTCCATAAGAAAGATCACCACTCAAGAAGAGGTCTTTTAATGATGGTTGGTAAAAGAAGAGGTCTTTTAAATTATCTTGAATCTGTAGATGTTGAAAGATATCGTGATATTATTAAAAAATTAGGTTTAAGAAAGTAA
- a CDS encoding bifunctional riboflavin kinase/FAD synthetase — MEVLNDSFKIKFNYKTYITIGSFDGIHMGHLSLINKTIALSKSRGSKSMLSTFKEHPLNVINKAAAPKILMDNETKIDILKSCGLDIVNFFDFNEKIMQMMPEDFVLNMLQHYNMKGIITGFNHRFGYKNLGDVNLLKTLSKKYNFELYILPPVTFKNEIVSSTRIRNCIIDGNIEDANNMLLRPFSIKGSIVHGREIGRKIGFPTANLKYNSKFILPKNGVYYTKVYYNSAEYKGITNIGTNPTVNGAKLTIETHMLDFNENIYGKEIKLSFIKKIRDDIVFKNINELKAQLEKDKNFAYKQ; from the coding sequence ATGGAAGTTTTAAATGATAGTTTTAAGATTAAATTTAATTACAAAACTTATATTACAATAGGAAGTTTTGATGGGATTCATATGGGTCATTTAAGTTTAATAAACAAGACTATAGCACTAAGTAAAAGCAGAGGCTCTAAGAGTATGTTAAGTACATTTAAAGAGCATCCTCTTAATGTAATAAATAAAGCTGCTGCACCTAAGATACTGATGGATAATGAAACTAAAATAGATATATTAAAATCTTGTGGACTAGACATTGTGAATTTTTTTGATTTTAATGAAAAAATAATGCAGATGATGCCAGAAGATTTTGTATTAAATATGTTACAGCACTATAATATGAAAGGTATAATAACTGGATTTAATCATAGATTTGGCTATAAAAACCTAGGTGATGTAAATTTACTTAAAACTTTAAGTAAAAAATATAATTTTGAACTTTATATACTACCACCGGTAACTTTTAAAAATGAAATAGTAAGCAGTACTAGAATAAGAAACTGTATAATAGATGGGAATATAGAAGATGCGAATAATATGCTTTTAAGACCTTTTTCTATTAAGGGATCTATAGTTCATGGCCGGGAGATAGGTAGGAAAATAGGATTTCCAACTGCGAACTTAAAGTATAATTCCAAGTTTATCTTGCCTAAAAATGGAGTATATTATACTAAAGTTTATTATAATAGTGCGGAATATAAAGGTATAACTAATATAGGTACTAATCCTACTGTAAATGGTGCTAAACTTACAATAGAAACCCATATGTTAGATTTTAATGAAAATATTTATGGAAAAGAAATAAAGTTAAGTTTTATTAAGAAAATACGCGATGATATTGTTTTTAAAAATATAAATGAATTAAAGGCACAGCTGGAAAAAGATAAGAATTTTGCATACAAACAGTAA
- the truB gene encoding tRNA pseudouridine(55) synthase TruB, with protein sequence MDGIINVCKPPNITSFGVVREIKKISKEKKVGHTGTLDPMASGVLPVCLGKATKIVDFVMNGKKLYEAEMKLGETSDTYDREGKVLSSTEVTLKNDDIINAIMSFKGEISQVPPMYSALKVNGKRLYDLARKGIEVERASRKIEIYDIKIIDISIPFVKFYVECSKGTYIRSLCYDIGNKLGCGALMFNLTRCASGNFNIQHSVKLEDLNQDNILENLIPIDECLRDYDKITANSKFEKLLVNGVNICDKRFVSSILDSKIYRVYNEKSVFLGLGKLNEKGFKMIKLLT encoded by the coding sequence ATGGACGGAATAATAAATGTATGTAAACCGCCTAATATAACATCCTTTGGTGTCGTAAGGGAAATAAAAAAAATTTCAAAAGAAAAAAAAGTTGGTCACACAGGAACTCTTGATCCAATGGCTTCAGGAGTTTTACCTGTTTGTCTTGGAAAAGCTACAAAAATTGTTGATTTTGTTATGAATGGCAAAAAATTATATGAAGCTGAGATGAAGTTAGGAGAAACAAGTGATACCTATGATAGAGAAGGAAAAGTATTAAGCAGTACTGAAGTTACTTTAAAAAATGATGATATAATTAATGCTATTATGAGTTTTAAGGGCGAAATTTCACAGGTGCCTCCTATGTATTCAGCTTTAAAGGTTAATGGAAAAAGGCTTTATGATCTAGCAAGAAAAGGCATAGAGGTAGAAAGAGCTTCAAGAAAAATAGAAATTTATGATATTAAAATCATAGATATAAGTATTCCGTTTGTTAAATTCTATGTTGAATGCTCAAAGGGAACTTACATAAGAAGTTTGTGTTATGATATAGGAAATAAATTGGGCTGTGGTGCATTAATGTTTAATCTTACAAGGTGTGCTTCGGGTAATTTTAATATACAGCATAGTGTAAAATTAGAAGATTTAAATCAGGATAATATTTTAGAAAATTTAATTCCTATAGATGAATGTTTAAGGGATTATGATAAAATTACTGCAAATAGTAAATTTGAAAAATTGCTTGTTAATGGTGTTAACATTTGTGATAAAAGATTTGTATCAAGCATATTAGATAGTAAAATATATAGAGTATATAATGAAAAAAGTGTATTTTTAGGTCTTGGTAAATTAAATGAAAAAGGATTTAAAATGATTAAACTATTAACTTAG